One segment of Bacillus alkalisoli DNA contains the following:
- a CDS encoding nucleoside hydrolase, whose amino-acid sequence MKKNILLFCDPGIDDSLAIMYALLNPKLNVVGLVTGYGNIDQEQATQNAAYLLSLAGREDVVLIGGAKGPLSGEFVPYYPEIHGEEGLGPIQPPDTIVGELLNYDSVFKLIEQYEGDLIIVDVGRVTSLAVGFILGGNEVMNSVEQFYLMGGAFFVPGNVTPAAEANFYGDPIAADLVLEKATDIVLVPLNVSTKAIITPEVINTIAETENNPFQPLMKAIFDYYNKAYKKLVPSIPGSPLHDVLTLYAVANPDKFGYTKRRVRVETADGPLKGATIADFRPKPEEELEEKEEYIALEFDYEDFVQDFINVMTRKLPGD is encoded by the coding sequence GTGAAAAAAAATATTCTGTTATTTTGTGATCCTGGTATTGATGATTCACTTGCGATAATGTACGCACTGCTGAATCCAAAGTTAAATGTTGTAGGGTTAGTTACCGGTTATGGTAATATCGATCAAGAACAAGCAACTCAAAATGCAGCATATTTGTTGTCGTTAGCAGGTAGAGAAGATGTTGTATTGATTGGTGGAGCTAAAGGCCCTTTATCGGGCGAGTTTGTTCCATACTACCCAGAAATACATGGAGAGGAAGGGCTTGGTCCAATACAACCCCCTGATACAATTGTTGGAGAGTTGTTAAATTATGATTCGGTTTTCAAACTCATAGAACAGTATGAGGGTGACTTGATAATTGTAGATGTTGGGCGAGTAACTTCGCTTGCTGTCGGATTTATTTTAGGTGGCAATGAAGTAATGAATAGCGTAGAACAATTTTATCTAATGGGTGGAGCATTTTTTGTTCCTGGAAACGTAACACCTGCAGCTGAAGCGAATTTCTATGGAGATCCGATTGCCGCGGATTTAGTTTTAGAAAAAGCAACAGATATTGTCTTAGTTCCACTAAATGTATCAACTAAGGCAATAATAACTCCAGAAGTAATTAATACAATTGCAGAAACAGAAAATAATCCATTTCAACCATTAATGAAAGCTATCTTTGATTATTATAATAAAGCTTATAAAAAACTTGTCCCTTCCATACCTGGTAGTCCATTACATGACGTTTTAACTCTGTACGCTGTAGCTAATCCAGATAAGTTCGGATATACTAAACGTAGAGTAAGAGTAGAAACTGCTGACGGGCCATTAAAAGGTGCAACGATTGCGGATTTTAGACCAAAACCAGAAGAAGAGTTAGAAGAGAAAGAAGAATACATTGCATTAGAGTTTGATTATGAAGACTTTGTTCAAGATTTTATTAATGTTATGACTCGAAAGCTTCCAGGAGATTAG
- a CDS encoding Ger(x)C family spore germination protein, whose translation MYLHKIIVWICILLLLTGCLEKRILDDINIQTLQAFDVGEKDGDLLVTAVVPIYQADKTISNEAFSAYAQLNKDAVRELQKKSSDPIVTGSLEFVLYSEEIARQGIKDLFDALQRDASIGTGLYLAVNEGRALDMVKLDFGNRGTGAYFYNLVEHNVEQRDLPITNLHVFLNDYYKDGKDPTLPLLMHEGNKILIKGVAIFDGDKMVSMIPSEKLFYLKILVDEYVNGIYSTLLPGGEYVSIYSVNSNRTFRVTWEGDTPTINIHLAVDGVLKEYGGEDIADDERAKEIQENISDKLISESMNLIKQFQEIGVDPLGLGYEVKTRKRGFDIKKWEDQTYPNVEVNVTSNVRIIGTGIVE comes from the coding sequence ATGTATCTTCATAAAATAATCGTTTGGATATGCATTTTGCTACTTTTAACAGGCTGTTTAGAAAAAAGAATATTGGATGATATAAATATTCAAACATTACAAGCTTTTGATGTGGGCGAGAAGGATGGAGATCTATTAGTAACAGCGGTAGTCCCAATTTATCAGGCGGATAAAACTATATCGAATGAAGCTTTTTCAGCTTATGCACAGTTAAATAAAGATGCTGTCCGTGAATTGCAAAAAAAATCTTCTGATCCAATCGTTACAGGTAGTCTAGAATTTGTCCTGTATTCAGAAGAAATTGCGAGGCAAGGTATAAAAGATTTGTTTGATGCACTACAACGTGATGCAAGCATTGGTACAGGATTGTATTTGGCAGTAAATGAAGGAAGAGCTCTTGATATGGTTAAGTTGGATTTTGGAAATAGAGGTACAGGCGCGTATTTTTACAACTTAGTCGAACATAATGTAGAGCAAAGAGATCTTCCTATAACGAATCTACATGTTTTTTTGAATGATTATTATAAAGATGGTAAGGATCCGACTCTGCCTTTATTAATGCATGAAGGAAACAAAATATTAATAAAAGGAGTAGCTATCTTTGATGGAGATAAAATGGTTTCCATGATACCGAGTGAGAAACTATTTTACTTAAAAATCTTAGTCGATGAATACGTAAATGGGATATATAGTACGTTGTTGCCAGGTGGTGAATATGTATCCATTTACAGCGTTAATTCAAATCGTACGTTTAGAGTTACCTGGGAAGGTGATACCCCCACTATTAATATTCATTTGGCTGTTGATGGAGTTCTAAAAGAGTATGGTGGTGAAGATATAGCTGATGATGAAAGAGCAAAAGAAATACAAGAGAACATTTCCGATAAATTGATAAGTGAATCAATGAATTTAATTAAGCAATTTCAAGAAATTGGTGTTGATCCACTTGGCTTAGGATATGAAGTTAAGACAAGAAAAAGAGGCTTTGATATAAAAAAATGGGAAGATCAAACTTATCCAAACGTAGAAGTAAATGTAACATCAAATGTAAGAATTATTGGAACAGGAATCGTTGAGTAA
- a CDS encoding GerAB/ArcD/ProY family transporter has translation MQKIPERFQISPFLVFFLLHAAQFGVGVLGYQRIIAMSAGHDAWMGIIIIGIYIHIIVWLIYSLLEKSGGGDLVQAHQFAFGKWFGNALSLLFALYFVATTITVLRTYIEVVQIWLFPDIKTWLFVLLFLFLVYYIVSGGFRIVTGIAFFGTILPSYLLITFVLPGEFMEFRNLLPIYDTTVKDLLLSAKDMSLTVIGFEALLVYYPYLKDPGKSKRWAHLSILTTNAIYLFIAIITFAYFSEKMLEKQIWATLTIWKIIELPFVERVEYIGIANWCLIILPNVCIFIWAGSRVAKRVANVKHRLTLIVLVLLIFGISLLFEDRKNIHILNDYVGKVGFYLVFAYIPFLFLVVSFVKWRKEKKKNVSS, from the coding sequence TTGCAAAAAATACCTGAACGGTTTCAAATATCGCCATTTTTAGTCTTTTTTTTACTACACGCTGCCCAGTTCGGGGTAGGTGTATTAGGATATCAGCGTATTATCGCAATGTCTGCTGGCCATGATGCGTGGATGGGGATCATCATAATAGGCATATATATACATATTATTGTTTGGTTAATCTATAGTTTGTTAGAAAAATCAGGAGGGGGGGACCTCGTTCAAGCACACCAATTTGCCTTTGGTAAGTGGTTTGGAAATGCACTCTCCCTCTTATTCGCTCTCTACTTTGTCGCGACAACTATTACTGTGCTAAGAACATACATCGAAGTTGTTCAGATTTGGCTATTCCCAGATATTAAGACTTGGTTATTCGTTTTATTATTTTTGTTTTTAGTCTATTATATCGTTTCCGGTGGTTTCCGAATTGTAACAGGTATTGCGTTTTTTGGAACTATCCTACCTTCTTATTTATTAATAACCTTCGTATTACCAGGTGAGTTCATGGAATTTAGAAATTTGCTTCCAATATACGATACTACTGTAAAAGATCTATTGTTATCAGCTAAAGATATGTCTTTGACTGTTATTGGTTTTGAAGCATTACTTGTATATTATCCATATCTTAAAGATCCAGGTAAGTCAAAAAGATGGGCACACCTATCAATTTTAACTACAAATGCAATTTATTTATTTATTGCTATCATTACGTTTGCTTATTTTAGTGAGAAAATGTTAGAAAAACAAATATGGGCAACATTAACCATTTGGAAAATTATCGAATTACCATTTGTTGAGCGTGTAGAGTATATCGGAATAGCCAACTGGTGCTTAATTATTTTACCGAATGTATGTATCTTCATTTGGGCTGGTAGTAGAGTAGCAAAACGAGTTGCTAATGTGAAACACCGCCTGACCTTAATAGTTTTGGTGCTATTAATATTTGGTATTAGTTTATTGTTTGAAGATAGAAAAAATATTCATATTTTAAATGATTATGTAGGTAAAGTAGGTTTTTATTTAGTATTTGCTTACATACCTTTTCTCTTTTTAGTAGTTAGTTTTGTCAAGTGGAGAAAGGAGAAGAAAAAGAATGTATCTTCATAA
- a CDS encoding spore germination protein produces MKKLLRKIFGQDKSEQQEKITVPELLQQMKKSMDFLSFENKTADGSKKFWVNYYYTLCDTNYIHRDILHCISTRPWETLKDLENILPIEALEITSDAKTVKDKMLSGFLFIQLHEQDYSGILVRSEFVHSRNVSLPEVEFSVVGPKESFVENIDANINMIRRRLGSPMLTIEQIELGTISSTKVAVMYLDDIVNEDNKNTVLQRLKEVDFDHINDSSYVAQLISDNETSPFPLLLDTERPDRVAAGLTEGKVIIMVDGSPHALSGPTTLIEFFSSFEDYYLNFYLASFFRLVRLFSVAFSILVTPLYVAVLTYHYELIPKDLLSTLVASRREVPLPPILEAVFLELTIELLREAGARLPTKVGQTIGIVGGIVIGTASVEAGLTSNVLLIIVALAALASFTTPVYKMGNTIRILRFPFLFFAELWGLLGIVFCFCILATHLLRLTSLGRPYMEPIYPPRLTDMKDALLRLPFSFQSKRPEQLRPTNPYRFAKKKSKRKKDIDE; encoded by the coding sequence ATGAAAAAGCTTCTTCGAAAGATTTTTGGACAAGATAAAAGTGAACAACAAGAAAAGATTACTGTTCCAGAATTATTGCAACAAATGAAGAAGTCAATGGATTTCCTAAGCTTTGAAAATAAAACAGCAGATGGAAGTAAGAAGTTTTGGGTGAACTACTACTATACTCTTTGTGACACTAACTATATTCACCGAGATATTTTACATTGCATTTCCACCAGACCATGGGAAACACTTAAAGATTTAGAAAATATCTTACCTATTGAAGCATTAGAAATTACTTCAGATGCAAAAACCGTTAAAGATAAAATGCTTTCTGGATTTTTATTTATCCAATTACACGAACAAGATTATAGTGGAATTTTAGTTCGGTCTGAATTTGTTCACTCACGTAATGTATCCTTACCTGAGGTTGAATTTAGTGTTGTAGGGCCAAAAGAGTCTTTTGTGGAGAATATAGATGCGAATATTAATATGATTCGAAGAAGATTAGGTTCTCCAATGTTAACAATTGAACAAATCGAACTTGGAACTATTTCAAGCACTAAGGTAGCAGTTATGTATTTAGATGATATTGTAAATGAAGATAATAAAAATACCGTTTTACAACGACTAAAAGAAGTAGATTTCGATCATATAAATGATAGTTCCTATGTAGCACAATTAATATCAGACAATGAAACATCTCCTTTTCCATTATTATTAGATACGGAAAGGCCTGATAGGGTAGCTGCAGGATTAACCGAAGGGAAAGTTATCATTATGGTAGATGGCTCTCCACATGCTTTAAGTGGTCCAACGACGTTAATTGAATTTTTCTCTTCTTTTGAAGATTACTATTTAAATTTTTATTTAGCTTCGTTTTTCCGTTTAGTACGTTTATTTTCGGTAGCATTCTCTATTTTAGTTACACCGCTTTATGTGGCAGTACTTACATATCATTATGAACTCATTCCAAAAGACTTATTGAGTACGTTAGTTGCGTCACGAAGAGAAGTGCCGTTACCACCTATATTAGAAGCTGTTTTTCTCGAGTTAACAATTGAATTATTAAGAGAGGCTGGAGCCAGACTACCGACAAAAGTAGGTCAGACAATCGGTATCGTAGGTGGGATTGTTATTGGAACAGCTTCTGTTGAAGCGGGTTTAACGAGCAACGTTTTGTTAATTATTGTGGCACTTGCTGCACTTGCCTCCTTTACAACACCTGTTTATAAAATGGGTAACACGATTCGTATTTTGCGCTTTCCTTTTTTATTTTTTGCAGAATTATGGGGATTGCTCGGAATTGTATTTTGTTTTTGTATTTTAGCTACTCACCTATTAAGGTTAACCTCACTTGGAAGACCTTATATGGAGCCTATTTACCCACCTCGATTAACAGATATGAAGGACGCCCTATTACGATTACCTTTTTCGTTTCAAAGTAAAAGGCCAGAACAGTTAAGACCGACAAATCCTTACCGCTTTGCCAAGAAAAAAAGTAAACGAAAGAAAGATATCGATGAATAG
- a CDS encoding YolD-like family protein, translated as MEYKKEENQLVSQDMFIWKNEEKRTVQGFLLFPENIPDIKFVKDLLMLVYKNKEVIKLTVWYEGEIVQLVGRIYSFRYSASKITFKDKSKHTYHISILDIVEVVRKVGNN; from the coding sequence ATGGAATACAAAAAAGAGGAAAACCAATTAGTAAGCCAAGATATGTTTATTTGGAAAAATGAAGAGAAACGCACTGTACAAGGTTTTCTTTTATTTCCAGAAAACATTCCTGATATTAAATTTGTAAAAGACTTACTAATGTTAGTGTATAAGAATAAAGAAGTAATTAAACTGACCGTTTGGTATGAAGGTGAAATCGTTCAACTTGTCGGTAGGATATATAGTTTCAGATATTCAGCAAGTAAAATCACATTTAAAGATAAGTCAAAGCATACATATCATATATCGATTTTAGATATTGTAGAAGTAGTGCGAAAAGTAGGAAACAACTAA
- a CDS encoding YkvS family protein: protein MKIAEVGNVIEFKEGLKGIVEKVNENSVIVDLTYMDNYRDLELEQRTVVNHKNYKIVSLSS from the coding sequence ATGAAAATTGCAGAAGTAGGAAATGTAATTGAGTTTAAAGAGGGCTTAAAAGGAATCGTAGAAAAAGTGAACGAGAACTCGGTTATAGTTGATTTAACTTATATGGATAATTACCGTGACTTAGAGTTAGAACAACGTACTGTAGTTAATCATAAAAATTATAAAATTGTCTCTTTAAGTAGTTAG
- a CDS encoding AbrB/MazE/SpoVT family DNA-binding domain-containing protein produces the protein MISLAEHRRMRKSGHVTIPSIFRKELNIKDGDVLMIKESPKGIVMKRAVDEHPYNESIVSNNGKVNIPVEIRRNLKIGESTDFKIKISKEKKEVIFTKY, from the coding sequence ATGATCAGTTTAGCCGAACATCGAAGGATGAGAAAATCTGGACATGTAACTATTCCTAGTATTTTTCGAAAAGAACTGAACATAAAAGATGGTGACGTTTTAATGATAAAAGAAAGCCCGAAAGGTATTGTCATGAAACGAGCAGTCGATGAACATCCCTACAATGAATCTATTGTTTCCAATAATGGTAAAGTTAACATACCAGTAGAAATAAGGAGAAATTTAAAAATAGGAGAATCAACGGACTTTAAAATTAAAATTAGCAAAGAGAAAAAAGAAGTAATTTTTACGAAGTATTAA
- a CDS encoding oxidoreductase yields MMRKALVIGATGLIGKSVTQQLLQHKQYESATVLVRRPLSTSSEKLFQIKVDFDRLTDYGANFEVDDLYICLGTTIKKAGSKEQFEKVDFHYVVNAVKLATSKGVKRIAIVSALGANSRSNVFYNMVKGEMEEAVQQENVESLYIIRPSLLLGERDEFRFGEKAAEKISFLLTPFLKGKLSKYRPVHGEDVALTMIENIIKGEKGVHIIESHLISRSKR; encoded by the coding sequence ATGATGAGAAAAGCATTAGTTATCGGTGCTACTGGTTTAATTGGTAAAAGTGTCACCCAACAACTGTTACAACATAAACAATATGAATCTGCAACGGTGTTAGTTAGAAGACCTCTAAGTACATCAAGTGAAAAGCTATTTCAAATTAAAGTTGACTTTGACCGACTTACAGATTATGGTGCGAACTTTGAGGTGGACGACCTATATATCTGTTTAGGAACGACTATTAAAAAGGCAGGATCGAAAGAGCAGTTTGAAAAAGTTGATTTTCACTATGTTGTAAATGCAGTCAAGCTCGCAACATCTAAAGGTGTAAAGCGTATTGCGATAGTTTCAGCACTAGGTGCAAACAGCCGTTCTAACGTTTTTTACAATATGGTAAAAGGAGAAATGGAGGAAGCCGTTCAACAAGAGAACGTGGAATCCCTCTATATCATTAGACCTTCCTTGCTACTTGGAGAACGAGATGAATTCCGTTTTGGCGAAAAAGCAGCTGAAAAAATAAGCTTTTTATTAACTCCTTTCTTAAAAGGGAAATTATCAAAATATCGCCCTGTACATGGAGAAGATGTTGCTCTTACCATGATAGAAAATATTATAAAAGGAGAAAAAGGGGTTCACATAATCGAATCACACCTTATCTCTAGAAGCAAAAGGTAG
- the queF gene encoding preQ(1) synthase, translated as MTGRKDEELQGVTLLGNQGTGYLFHYSPSVLESFDNKHPNRDYFVKFNCPEFTSLCPKTNQPDFATIYISYIPNEKMVESKSLKLYLFSFRNHGDFHEDCMNIIMNDLIELMDPRYIEVWGKFTPRGGISIDPYTNYGKPGTKYEEMAQYRLMNHDLYPEKVDNR; from the coding sequence ATGACAGGAAGAAAAGACGAAGAATTACAAGGCGTTACATTACTAGGAAATCAAGGTACAGGCTATTTATTTCATTATTCACCAAGCGTACTAGAATCATTCGATAATAAACATCCAAACCGAGACTACTTTGTAAAATTCAACTGCCCTGAATTTACAAGCTTATGCCCAAAAACAAACCAGCCAGATTTCGCTACTATTTACATTAGCTACATTCCAAATGAAAAAATGGTAGAAAGTAAATCTTTAAAACTGTACTTATTCAGCTTCCGTAACCATGGAGATTTCCACGAAGATTGCATGAACATCATCATGAATGATCTAATTGAACTAATGGACCCACGCTACATTGAAGTATGGGGTAAATTCACACCACGTGGTGGAATTTCCATTGACCCTTATACGAACTATGGAAAACCTGGCACGAAATATGAAGAAATGGCACAATACCGTTTAATGAACCACGACCTATATCCTGAAAAAGTAGACAACCGTTAA
- the queE gene encoding 7-carboxy-7-deazaguanine synthase QueE, translating into MENKTIPVLEVFGPTIQGEGMVIGQKTMFVRTAGCDYRCSWCDSAFTWDGSAKEQIQHLTAEQIIRRLIEIGEDKFQHVTISGGNPALLKNIHFLVEELHKKNIRVAIETQGSKWQEWLKDIDDLTISPKPPSSKMETDFEMLATIIQNVALSNVSLKVVVFDKEDLQYAKKIHSMFPNVPFYLQVGNADVQTASIQDLRQELLNKYEWLIYEVMQDKELNNARVLPQLHTLLWGNARGV; encoded by the coding sequence ATGGAAAATAAAACGATTCCCGTATTAGAAGTTTTTGGACCGACCATTCAAGGAGAAGGAATGGTAATCGGTCAAAAAACAATGTTTGTTCGAACTGCTGGTTGCGACTATCGTTGTAGTTGGTGCGACTCCGCTTTTACATGGGACGGATCTGCAAAAGAACAAATTCAGCATCTAACAGCAGAACAAATTATTAGAAGGCTCATAGAAATCGGAGAAGATAAATTTCAACATGTAACGATATCAGGTGGAAATCCTGCTCTTTTAAAAAATATTCATTTTTTAGTAGAAGAACTTCACAAGAAAAACATACGAGTTGCAATAGAAACACAAGGTAGTAAATGGCAAGAGTGGTTAAAGGATATTGATGATTTAACTATTTCTCCAAAACCACCAAGCTCAAAGATGGAAACAGATTTTGAGATGCTTGCAACAATTATTCAGAACGTTGCACTTAGTAACGTATCATTAAAAGTTGTAGTTTTTGACAAAGAGGATTTGCAATATGCTAAAAAAATACATAGCATGTTTCCAAACGTACCATTTTATTTGCAAGTAGGGAATGCGGATGTACAAACAGCATCTATTCAAGATCTAAGACAAGAACTATTAAATAAATACGAATGGTTAATTTACGAAGTAATGCAAGACAAAGAACTAAACAACGCAAGAGTCCTACCTCAACTACACACACTATTATGGGGAAATGCCCGCGGAGTATAG
- the queD gene encoding 6-carboxytetrahydropterin synthase QueD, which yields MIQQIYPQIAHTYQYELNKDMHIAAAHFVPTESAGKCQQMHGHTYFVNVTVAGDDLDEAGFLVNFQVLKSLIHKRFDHTVMNDHTSLFNDSDPICFPTTEVVARVMWELVENHLQTLPNKPTCLQLFVRETPTSYVVYRPKRDRDGK from the coding sequence GTGATTCAACAAATATATCCGCAAATTGCACATACCTATCAATATGAATTAAATAAAGACATGCATATAGCAGCAGCACATTTTGTTCCAACTGAAAGTGCAGGAAAATGTCAGCAAATGCATGGTCATACGTACTTTGTTAATGTGACGGTTGCTGGTGATGATTTAGACGAAGCTGGTTTTTTAGTAAACTTCCAAGTGTTAAAATCGCTGATTCATAAGCGATTCGATCACACTGTTATGAATGATCATACTTCTCTTTTTAATGATTCGGACCCAATTTGTTTTCCAACAACAGAAGTGGTAGCTCGAGTGATGTGGGAGCTTGTAGAAAATCATCTACAAACATTGCCAAACAAACCGACATGCCTTCAACTTTTTGTTAGAGAAACACCTACTAGCTATGTAGTATACCGACCGAAGAGGGATAGGGATGGAAAATAA
- the queC gene encoding 7-cyano-7-deazaguanine synthase QueC, whose protein sequence is MKKLEKAMVVFSGGQDSTTCLLWAQKQFDEVEAVTFNYGQRHKLEIDCAIQIAKDLNVKHHILDMSLLGQLTPNALTRSDIEIEEKEGELPSTFVDGRNLLFLSFAAVAAKQIGARHIVTGVCETDFSGYPDCRDVFVKSLNVTLNLSMDYQFVIHTPLMWLNKAQTWELADELEALDYVRNKTLTCYNGIIADGCGECPACKLRSNGLNEYLSQKEGEQQ, encoded by the coding sequence ATGAAGAAGTTAGAAAAAGCGATGGTTGTTTTTAGCGGCGGTCAAGACAGCACAACTTGTCTGTTATGGGCTCAAAAACAATTCGACGAAGTAGAAGCTGTGACATTCAACTACGGACAACGTCATAAATTAGAAATAGACTGTGCAATACAAATAGCCAAAGACTTAAACGTAAAACACCATATACTAGATATGTCCTTACTTGGCCAATTAACACCGAATGCGCTAACAAGATCAGATATTGAAATTGAAGAAAAAGAAGGCGAATTACCAAGTACATTTGTAGATGGAAGAAACCTTTTATTTCTTTCATTCGCAGCAGTTGCAGCAAAACAAATTGGAGCAAGACATATCGTGACAGGGGTTTGTGAAACAGACTTTAGTGGTTATCCAGATTGTCGAGATGTTTTTGTAAAGTCATTAAACGTAACGTTAAATCTTTCAATGGATTACCAATTTGTCATTCATACACCATTAATGTGGTTAAACAAAGCCCAAACATGGGAGTTAGCGGACGAGTTGGAAGCATTAGATTACGTTCGGAATAAAACATTAACATGCTATAACGGAATCATTGCGGACGGATGTGGAGAATGTCCGGCATGTAAGTTAAGAAGCAATGGACTAAATGAATATTTATCACAAAAAGAAGGTGAACAACAGTGA